Proteins from one Geomonas agri genomic window:
- a CDS encoding tRNA-binding protein gives MAEITWNDFEQVEIRVGTVLEVEEFPEARKPAYKLVVDFGEAGVRRSSAQITKHYTREELVGRQVIGVCNFPRKQIGRFFSEVLITGFADENGDIVLAAPERKVPNGSRLC, from the coding sequence ATGGCCGAGATAACCTGGAATGATTTCGAGCAGGTGGAGATCAGGGTGGGAACCGTGCTGGAGGTGGAGGAGTTTCCGGAGGCGAGAAAGCCAGCCTACAAGCTAGTGGTTGATTTCGGCGAGGCCGGGGTGAGAAGGTCGAGTGCGCAGATAACCAAGCACTACACCCGGGAAGAACTGGTGGGGAGGCAGGTGATCGGGGTGTGCAATTTCCCGAGGAAGCAGATCGGGCGATTCTTCTCGGAGGTGCTCATCACCGGGTTCGCCGACGAGAACGGCGACATCGTCCTCGCCGCCCCGGAACGTAAGGTTCCCAACGGCAGCAGGCTTTGCTGA
- the rsmI gene encoding 16S rRNA (cytidine(1402)-2'-O)-methyltransferase: MPGTLYIVATPIGNLEDITLRALRILKEVDLIAAEDTRHSRKLLTHFGISKPLTSYFDHNKELKGDQILDRLREGQSVALITDAGTPCISDPGYQLVRDAVAGGISVVPIPGACAAVTALSASGLPTDYFSFAGFLPNKQGKRRERLQTLTNERAVLIFYESPKRLLATLEDMLETLGDREVVVARELTKMYEEFLRGRLSVLVEEVRGREVRGEVAILVSPAQEPEMDDGPGMEELLQKYLGSGEMSLKDAVKRVTQETGLHKSAVYAEALRIKG; this comes from the coding sequence ATGCCCGGAACTCTCTACATAGTCGCCACCCCGATCGGAAACCTCGAGGACATCACCCTGCGCGCCCTGCGCATCCTGAAGGAGGTGGACCTGATCGCCGCCGAGGACACGCGCCACTCGCGCAAGCTCCTCACCCACTTCGGCATCTCCAAGCCGCTTACCTCCTACTTCGACCACAACAAGGAACTCAAGGGAGACCAGATCCTCGACCGTCTGCGCGAGGGGCAAAGTGTCGCCCTCATCACCGACGCGGGCACTCCCTGTATCTCGGACCCCGGCTATCAGCTCGTTCGCGACGCGGTGGCTGGTGGCATATCCGTGGTCCCCATTCCGGGCGCCTGTGCCGCGGTCACCGCACTCTCCGCCTCCGGCCTCCCCACCGACTATTTCAGCTTCGCCGGCTTCCTCCCCAACAAGCAGGGGAAGAGGCGGGAGCGGCTGCAGACGCTTACTAACGAGCGGGCCGTGCTGATCTTCTACGAGTCACCCAAGCGCCTGCTGGCGACGCTGGAGGACATGCTGGAGACGCTCGGGGACCGCGAGGTGGTGGTTGCGCGCGAGTTGACGAAGATGTACGAGGAGTTTCTGCGCGGGCGGCTCTCCGTGCTGGTGGAAGAGGTACGCGGGCGGGAGGTCCGGGGCGAGGTGGCCATACTGGTGAGCCCGGCGCAGGAGCCGGAGATGGACGACGGGCCGGGTATGGAAGAGTTGCTGCAGAAGTACCTGGGCTCCGGCGAGATGTCGCTCAAGGATGCCGTGAAGCGGGTGACCCAGGAAACGGGCCTGCACAAAAGCGCGGTCTACGCGGAGGCGCTGAGGATTAAGGGGTAG
- a CDS encoding NAD+ synthase: protein MGGLTVNTKLLRQILVGFVRDEVYKVGVRKGVLGLSGGIDSALVAYIAAEALGPENVHAYCMPYRTSNPESEAHARLVAESLGINFKVIEITPMIDAYFTITPDADNMRRGNKMARERMTILYDHSAAVGGLVLGTSNKTELLLGYGTLHGDMASALNPIGDIYKSQVWALSEAMGVPSEVIEKKPSADLWAGQTDEQELGFTYREADELLYRMVDQRMSREELIAAGFDPAFIDNVARKVQGSHFKRRLPIIAKVSNRTIDRDFRYARDWGK from the coding sequence ATGGGTGGGTTGACTGTTAATACGAAGCTGTTGCGCCAGATCCTGGTCGGGTTTGTGCGTGACGAGGTCTATAAGGTCGGGGTCCGCAAGGGCGTGCTGGGCCTGTCCGGAGGCATCGACTCCGCGCTGGTCGCCTACATCGCGGCGGAGGCGCTGGGGCCGGAGAACGTTCATGCCTACTGCATGCCGTACCGCACCAGCAACCCCGAGAGCGAGGCGCATGCACGGTTGGTAGCCGAGAGCCTGGGGATCAACTTCAAGGTCATCGAGATCACCCCGATGATTGACGCCTACTTCACCATCACCCCGGATGCAGACAACATGAGGCGCGGCAACAAGATGGCCCGCGAGCGCATGACGATCCTGTACGACCACTCCGCCGCCGTCGGCGGTCTCGTGCTCGGCACCAGCAACAAGACCGAGCTGCTCCTGGGCTACGGCACGCTGCACGGCGACATGGCGAGCGCGTTGAACCCGATCGGCGACATCTACAAGAGCCAGGTCTGGGCGCTGTCCGAAGCAATGGGGGTGCCGAGCGAGGTGATCGAGAAGAAGCCCTCCGCCGATCTCTGGGCCGGGCAGACCGACGAGCAGGAACTTGGTTTCACCTACCGCGAGGCGGACGAGCTCTTGTACCGGATGGTGGATCAGCGTATGAGCCGGGAGGAGTTAATCGCCGCCGGTTTCGACCCCGCCTTCATCGACAATGTCGCCCGCAAGGTGCAGGGCTCCCACTTCAAACGCCGTCTGCCCATCATCGCCAAGGTCTCCAACCGTACCATCGACCGTGACTTCCGCTACGCGCGGGATTGGGGGAAATAA
- a CDS encoding nitrilase-related carbon-nitrogen hydrolase codes for MDFTVALAQIKPKLGCLDDNMALAEAAIEKGIAAGADLVVFPELALTGYFLKDLVPEVALRLDSPQIERLKKLSERISIAIGFVEVSSDFRFFNSAVYLEGGEIRHVHRKVYLPTYGLFDEQRYMARGERFRAFDTRFGRIGMLICEDMWHLSAPYILAMDGAMTLLCLSSSPGRGITESEGLGSAAAWQKLTTTTAMFLNCRVFYCNRVGYEDGINFWGGSEAISPSGEMTDRGAILEEDFVLAKVDGGALRRERIFSPMMRDENLAITVKELKRIDREKDC; via the coding sequence ATGGATTTTACCGTTGCCCTGGCCCAGATAAAGCCTAAGCTGGGCTGCCTGGACGACAACATGGCGCTGGCCGAGGCCGCCATCGAGAAGGGTATCGCCGCCGGCGCCGACCTGGTCGTTTTTCCCGAGTTGGCCCTCACTGGTTATTTCCTCAAGGACTTGGTGCCCGAAGTCGCGTTGCGCCTGGACTCCCCACAGATAGAGAGGCTGAAGAAACTTTCCGAGCGGATCTCCATCGCCATCGGCTTCGTCGAGGTCTCGTCCGACTTCCGTTTCTTCAATTCAGCGGTCTACCTCGAGGGCGGCGAGATCCGCCATGTGCACCGCAAGGTCTACCTGCCCACCTACGGTCTCTTCGACGAGCAGCGCTACATGGCCCGCGGCGAGCGCTTCCGCGCCTTCGACACCCGCTTCGGCCGCATCGGCATGCTCATCTGCGAAGACATGTGGCACCTCTCCGCTCCTTACATCCTCGCGATGGACGGCGCCATGACCCTGCTCTGCCTCTCTTCCAGCCCGGGCCGCGGCATCACCGAATCGGAAGGGCTCGGCTCCGCGGCGGCATGGCAGAAACTTACCACCACGACGGCGATGTTCCTCAACTGCCGGGTCTTCTACTGCAATCGTGTCGGCTACGAGGACGGCATCAACTTCTGGGGTGGCTCCGAGGCAATCTCCCCCTCCGGCGAGATGACTGACCGCGGCGCCATCCTCGAGGAGGATTTCGTGCTGGCCAAGGTGGACGGCGGCGCGCTCAGGCGTGAGCGGATCTTCTCCCCGATGATGCGGGACGAGAACCTTGCCATCACCGTGAAAGAGTTGAAACGCATCGACAGGGAGAAGGACTGCTAA
- a CDS encoding DUF4149 domain-containing protein — protein sequence MQVVAAIYRLAISLWLGGAALFTFVLTPILFRSESRDVAARIVGLFFPGYFRWGVACGLVAIICRIVMAGKGTVPAAVIIAVMLTLASVQAFYIEPKAAEIKKQIPSFETTPKEDPMRRQFSKLHGVSAVCNLSVIAGGVALVILL from the coding sequence ATGCAGGTCGTCGCAGCAATCTACCGTCTCGCCATCTCCCTTTGGCTGGGAGGAGCCGCTCTCTTCACCTTCGTGCTCACTCCCATCCTGTTCCGCTCCGAAAGCCGCGACGTCGCGGCACGCATCGTCGGGCTGTTCTTTCCAGGGTACTTCCGCTGGGGTGTTGCCTGCGGCCTCGTCGCCATCATCTGCCGTATCGTCATGGCAGGGAAGGGGACGGTACCGGCGGCCGTCATCATCGCGGTTATGCTGACGCTCGCTTCCGTCCAGGCGTTCTACATCGAGCCCAAGGCAGCCGAGATCAAGAAGCAGATCCCGTCTTTCGAGACCACTCCGAAGGAAGATCCCATGCGCCGCCAGTTCTCCAAGCTGCACGGCGTCTCAGCGGTCTGCAACCTCTCCGTCATCGCCGGCGGCGTCGCCCTGGTCATCCTGCTTTAG
- a CDS encoding YraN family protein: protein MPFSNSNGSVGGTGESIAATYLKGQGFKIVECNFRCPCGEIDIVARDGRTIVFVEVKCRKNDNYGPPQLAVTPFKQRQISKAALVWLSRKKLYDAEARFDVVAIMLHDHDLPDIEHIRNAFDLAY, encoded by the coding sequence ATGCCATTCAGCAACAGCAACGGCTCTGTCGGCGGTACCGGCGAATCGATCGCTGCCACCTATCTGAAAGGGCAGGGCTTCAAGATAGTCGAGTGCAACTTCCGCTGTCCCTGCGGCGAGATCGACATCGTGGCGCGCGACGGGCGCACTATCGTCTTTGTCGAGGTGAAGTGCCGCAAGAACGACAACTATGGGCCGCCGCAACTCGCGGTGACGCCGTTCAAGCAGCGCCAGATTTCCAAGGCGGCGCTGGTCTGGCTGTCCAGGAAGAAGCTTTACGACGCCGAGGCCCGCTTCGACGTGGTCGCCATCATGCTGCACGACCACGATCTGCCTGACATAGAGCACATCAGGAATGCTTTCGACCTCGCCTACTGA
- a CDS encoding ribonuclease HII, with the protein MAGLFPDNPDAPIDMLALEGQALRRGYTRIAGVDEAGRGPLAGPVVAAAVILPTGIILPEVNDSKQLTEEKREELFDVIYREALAVGVGIGDHALVDRINILQATLSAMSDAVRGLSITPDFLLIDGISSVPMNIPQRTVKKGDSLSLSIAAASIIAKVTRDRMMVQYDVQFPGYGFASHKGYGAASHLAAIAELGPCPIHRRSFSGVKEHCSVDPAAVTDASSGLFSF; encoded by the coding sequence ATGGCCGGTCTTTTCCCCGACAACCCGGATGCTCCTATCGACATGCTTGCCCTGGAGGGGCAGGCCTTGCGGCGCGGCTACACCCGCATTGCCGGTGTGGACGAAGCCGGGCGCGGCCCGTTGGCGGGGCCGGTGGTGGCGGCGGCGGTCATCCTCCCAACGGGGATAATCCTCCCCGAGGTGAACGACTCAAAGCAGCTCACCGAGGAGAAACGGGAAGAGCTCTTCGACGTGATCTACCGGGAAGCCCTGGCGGTGGGGGTCGGCATCGGCGACCACGCCCTCGTCGACCGCATTAACATCCTTCAGGCCACTCTCTCCGCGATGAGCGACGCCGTGCGCGGCCTGAGCATCACCCCCGATTTCCTCCTCATCGACGGCATCTCCAGCGTCCCCATGAACATCCCGCAGCGCACCGTGAAGAAGGGTGACTCGCTGAGTCTTTCCATTGCGGCTGCTTCCATCATTGCCAAGGTCACCCGTGACCGGATGATGGTGCAGTACGACGTGCAGTTCCCCGGCTACGGCTTCGCCAGCCACAAGGGGTATGGCGCCGCCTCGCATCTGGCCGCCATCGCCGAGCTCGGCCCCTGCCCGATCCATCGCAGAAGCTTCAGCGGCGTCAAGGAGCACTGCTCCGTTGATCCGGCTGCCGTAACCGACGCATCCAGCGGCCTTTTCTCCTTCTAA
- the rplS gene encoding 50S ribosomal protein L19: protein MNKIDMIEMAQMKKNIPVFVPGDTIKVQVKIVEGDKSRIQAFQGVCLGRQNGGIRESFTVRKISNGVGVERVFPLHSPSIEAIEVVTRGQVRRAKLYYLRKLRGKASRIKERKYVAGQ from the coding sequence ATGAACAAGATTGACATGATTGAAATGGCACAGATGAAGAAGAACATCCCGGTTTTCGTTCCGGGCGACACCATCAAGGTGCAGGTAAAGATCGTCGAGGGTGACAAGAGCCGTATCCAGGCTTTCCAGGGCGTTTGCCTCGGCCGTCAGAACGGCGGTATCCGTGAGTCCTTCACCGTGAGGAAGATCTCCAACGGCGTTGGCGTTGAGAGGGTATTCCCGCTGCACTCGCCGTCCATCGAGGCGATCGAAGTTGTGACCCGCGGCCAGGTTCGTCGTGCGAAGCTGTACTACCTGCGCAAACTGCGCGGCAAGGCTTCCAGGATCAAGGAAAGGAAGTACGTCGCCGGTCAGTAA
- a CDS encoding RNA methyltransferase — translation MTSAANFSMALIHFPVYDKHKDVVATSVTNLDIHDMARLTRTFGLARYYIVTPVEEQIKLVEKVREHWLTGWGSTYNPKRKMALETLQCEESLESTIADIESRTGRRPKVVVTGASGRPNSVTFSELKDLIDADPEQPYLLLLGTGWGLIEQVFNKSDLVLEPIKGAGDYNHLSVRSAASIMLDRLFGR, via the coding sequence ATGACCTCGGCAGCTAACTTCAGCATGGCGCTGATCCACTTCCCGGTGTACGACAAGCACAAGGACGTGGTGGCAACCTCGGTTACCAACCTGGACATTCACGACATGGCGCGGTTGACCCGGACCTTCGGTCTGGCCCGCTACTACATCGTGACTCCGGTTGAGGAGCAGATAAAGCTCGTTGAGAAGGTGCGGGAGCACTGGCTCACCGGTTGGGGCTCTACATACAACCCCAAGCGGAAGATGGCACTGGAAACCCTGCAGTGCGAAGAGTCGCTGGAATCGACCATCGCCGACATCGAGAGCCGCACCGGACGCAGGCCCAAGGTGGTCGTGACCGGAGCCTCCGGCAGGCCCAACAGCGTGACCTTCTCCGAACTGAAGGATCTCATCGACGCGGACCCCGAGCAGCCTTATCTGCTCCTTTTGGGGACCGGTTGGGGACTCATCGAGCAGGTGTTCAACAAAAGCGATCTGGTGCTGGAACCGATCAAGGGGGCGGGGGATTACAACCACCTCTCGGTACGATCCGCGGCATCGATCATGCTGGACAGGCTTTTCGGGCGCTAG
- the trmD gene encoding tRNA (guanosine(37)-N1)-methyltransferase TrmD, with protein MKFDILTLFPAMFEGPMTESILKRASDKGLIDVGLHNIRDWAFDKHATADDSPYGGGAGMVMKVEPLAGAIEAVKQKRPGSKVILTTPGGRPFTHQVAQELSREEGLIIICGRYEGVDERVRTLFVDDEISLGDFVLTGGEIAAMVIVDAVSRLVPGVLGHEESAQYDSFADGLLEYPQYTRPPEFRGEKVPDILLSGNHAEIAKWRRKEQIRRTLASRPELLDGVEWSKQDKKLLKELGLDPHVSKGQA; from the coding sequence ATGAAATTCGACATCCTGACCCTGTTCCCGGCCATGTTCGAGGGTCCGATGACCGAGAGCATCCTGAAGCGCGCGAGCGACAAGGGGCTGATCGATGTCGGCCTGCACAACATCCGCGACTGGGCTTTCGACAAGCACGCCACCGCTGACGACTCGCCTTACGGTGGGGGCGCCGGGATGGTGATGAAGGTCGAGCCGTTGGCCGGCGCCATCGAGGCCGTCAAGCAAAAGCGGCCGGGCTCGAAGGTGATCCTCACTACACCGGGGGGGCGACCCTTCACCCACCAGGTGGCGCAGGAGCTTTCCCGCGAGGAAGGGCTCATCATCATCTGTGGCCGCTACGAAGGGGTCGACGAGAGGGTGCGTACCCTGTTCGTGGATGACGAGATCTCCCTGGGCGACTTCGTCTTGACCGGCGGAGAGATCGCCGCGATGGTGATCGTCGACGCGGTGTCCCGGCTGGTGCCGGGGGTTCTGGGGCACGAGGAGTCGGCCCAGTACGATTCATTTGCAGACGGGCTTTTGGAGTACCCGCAGTACACCAGGCCCCCCGAATTCAGGGGCGAGAAGGTTCCCGACATCCTCCTTTCCGGCAACCATGCCGAGATCGCCAAGTGGCGCAGGAAGGAGCAGATCAGGAGAACGCTCGCCTCCCGTCCCGAGCTCCTCGACGGGGTTGAGTGGAGCAAGCAGGACAAGAAACTTCTGAAAGAGCTGGGGCTGGACCCCCATGTGAGTAAGGGGCAGGCATGA
- the rimM gene encoding ribosome maturation factor RimM (Essential for efficient processing of 16S rRNA) — translation MSGSNKVLIGKIQGTHGIRGQLRVIPFAGDASSISQLKCVFIKSPKGAMEEFSVVSAKPNGKRVILTLKPFDNINQVLHLVGSEIYADRVALPELPDDEFYWSDLLGLQVVTSEGEELGELVDIIETGSNDVYVVKYHGREVLIPALDDVVLSVDLAAGRMTVSLPEGLLDL, via the coding sequence ATGTCCGGTAGTAACAAAGTATTGATTGGCAAGATCCAGGGTACACACGGGATCAGGGGACAGTTGCGGGTCATTCCCTTCGCGGGGGATGCCTCGAGTATCTCGCAGTTAAAGTGCGTTTTCATCAAGTCTCCGAAAGGAGCCATGGAGGAATTCTCCGTGGTTTCCGCCAAGCCTAACGGCAAAAGGGTCATCCTGACCCTGAAGCCGTTTGACAACATCAACCAGGTGCTGCACCTGGTCGGCAGCGAGATCTACGCCGACCGGGTGGCGCTCCCGGAACTCCCTGACGACGAGTTCTACTGGTCCGACCTCCTGGGGCTCCAGGTTGTCACGTCGGAGGGGGAAGAGCTGGGTGAGCTGGTCGACATCATTGAAACCGGCAGCAACGACGTCTACGTGGTCAAGTACCACGGGCGCGAGGTGCTCATTCCCGCGCTCGATGACGTCGTATTGTCTGTTGACCTGGCAGCAGGTCGCATGACGGTCTCTCTTCCCGAGGGGCTGCTCGATCTATGA
- a CDS encoding KH domain-containing protein codes for MKELVETIARALVDDPTQVRATEELEEETNVIKLTVAKEDMGRIIGKEGRTAKAIRTLLNAVSTKDNKKAILKIVE; via the coding sequence ATGAAAGAGCTTGTTGAGACCATCGCCAGGGCACTCGTAGACGATCCCACCCAGGTGAGAGCAACCGAGGAGTTGGAAGAAGAGACCAACGTAATCAAGCTGACCGTCGCAAAAGAGGACATGGGGCGTATCATCGGCAAGGAGGGTCGCACGGCAAAAGCGATCCGTACTTTGCTCAACGCTGTCTCAACAAAGGATAACAAGAAAGCCATCCTTAAAATCGTAGAGTGA
- the rpsP gene encoding 30S ribosomal protein S16 — MAIKIRLARAGAKKKPFYQVVVADCRSRRDGRFIENVGTYDPNKNPAVYNLEEGKTLEWLGKGAQPTDTVKQILKKTGIWEKFVAPAA, encoded by the coding sequence ATGGCAATAAAGATCAGACTTGCACGTGCAGGCGCTAAGAAGAAACCCTTTTACCAGGTAGTGGTTGCTGACTGCCGTAGCCGCAGGGACGGGCGCTTCATCGAGAACGTCGGTACCTACGACCCGAACAAAAACCCGGCGGTGTACAACCTGGAAGAAGGGAAGACTCTGGAGTGGCTCGGCAAAGGCGCTCAGCCGACCGACACGGTCAAGCAGATCCTTAAGAAGACCGGCATCTGGGAGAAGTTCGTCGCCCCTGCCGCTTAA
- the ffh gene encoding signal recognition particle protein, whose amino-acid sequence MFATLSDKLDLVFKKLRGQGVMTEDNVKDALREVRLALLEADVNFKVVKDFVEKVRSRAVGTEVLQSLAPGQQVIKIVHDELVLLMGGSEDNSLDLAAKPPVAIMLVGLQGAGKTTSCGKLAKYLKAQRKKPLLVPADVYRPAAIEQLKVLGRQLDIEVFGSLATQKPLDICREAHRYATLNGFDVVIFDTAGRHQIDDYLMEELEGIRDELAPREILFVADAMTGQEAVNVAQGFNDRLGITGVILTKLDGDAKGGAALSIKAVTGKPVKFVGLGEKLDALDVFHADRLVSRILGMGDVLTLIEKAQATFDEKEAERLQQKMKKSGQFDLEDFRNQLQQIKKMGSLESIMNLIPGMGKAMKQMQGAQPSEKELKRIEAIIDSMTPKERANHTIINGSRRLRIAKGSGTSIQEVNQLLKRFTEAQKVVKQLQKMGPKGLMKGMKGMGKGMLPF is encoded by the coding sequence ATGTTCGCGACTCTTTCCGATAAACTCGACCTGGTCTTCAAGAAGCTCCGCGGTCAGGGGGTGATGACCGAGGACAACGTCAAGGACGCGCTGCGCGAGGTCCGTCTTGCGCTGCTGGAAGCCGACGTTAATTTCAAGGTCGTCAAGGATTTTGTCGAAAAGGTACGCAGCCGTGCCGTCGGCACCGAGGTGCTGCAAAGCCTCGCCCCCGGGCAGCAGGTGATCAAGATCGTTCACGACGAGCTGGTGCTCCTCATGGGCGGCAGCGAGGACAACTCGCTCGACCTGGCGGCCAAGCCGCCGGTAGCGATCATGCTGGTCGGTCTGCAGGGTGCCGGTAAGACGACTTCGTGCGGCAAGCTGGCCAAGTACCTGAAGGCGCAGCGGAAGAAACCGCTCCTCGTCCCGGCCGACGTGTACCGCCCGGCCGCGATCGAACAGCTAAAGGTGCTCGGCCGCCAACTCGACATCGAGGTGTTCGGCTCGCTGGCGACCCAGAAGCCTTTGGACATCTGCCGCGAGGCGCACCGTTACGCGACACTGAACGGCTTCGACGTGGTCATCTTCGATACTGCCGGCCGTCACCAGATCGATGACTACCTGATGGAAGAGCTGGAAGGGATCCGCGACGAGCTGGCTCCGCGCGAGATCCTGTTCGTGGCCGACGCCATGACCGGCCAGGAAGCGGTCAACGTGGCGCAGGGCTTCAACGACCGTCTCGGCATCACCGGCGTCATCCTGACCAAGCTCGACGGCGACGCAAAAGGCGGCGCGGCGCTTTCCATCAAGGCTGTCACCGGAAAACCTGTTAAATTTGTTGGCTTGGGCGAGAAGCTGGACGCGCTGGACGTGTTCCACGCCGACCGACTGGTCTCCCGCATTCTCGGCATGGGCGACGTGCTTACCCTGATCGAGAAGGCGCAGGCCACCTTCGACGAGAAGGAAGCCGAGCGTCTGCAGCAGAAGATGAAGAAGAGCGGGCAGTTCGACCTCGAGGACTTCCGCAACCAGCTGCAGCAGATCAAGAAGATGGGCTCGCTGGAATCGATCATGAACCTGATCCCCGGCATGGGCAAGGCGATGAAGCAGATGCAGGGCGCTCAGCCTTCCGAGAAGGAGTTGAAGCGGATCGAGGCGATCATCGATTCCATGACCCCCAAGGAGCGCGCCAACCACACCATCATCAACGGCAGTCGCCGTTTGAGGATCGCCAAGGGTAGCGGCACCAGCATTCAGGAAGTGAACCAACTTTTGAAGCGTTTCACGGAAGCTCAGAAGGTCGTCAAGCAGTTACAGAAGATGGGACCCAAAGGTCTTATGAAAGGGATGAAAGGCATGGGTAAAGGGATGCTCCCCTTTTAA
- the yedF gene encoding sulfurtransferase-like selenium metabolism protein YedF: MNKLDVRGMACPLPVVQVKRALESAQGELHVLLDDGAPRENVKRFAQGRGYQVLEEQLEDGFAFTITGPGVSAAREAVPAPAAAAGPTVMLIGSDRMGDGADELGRLLMKNFIMTLLDLNELPDRIFFINSGVLLAAEGSEVVETLNELGNRGVEVLSCGICLDFYKKKETLAAGGVTNMFTIAETMLAARSVVRL, from the coding sequence ATGAACAAGCTTGACGTGAGGGGAATGGCATGTCCGCTGCCGGTAGTGCAGGTGAAGCGGGCACTCGAGTCGGCGCAGGGTGAGCTGCACGTGCTTCTGGACGACGGCGCACCGCGCGAGAACGTGAAGCGCTTCGCGCAGGGGCGCGGCTACCAGGTATTGGAGGAACAGCTCGAAGACGGCTTCGCCTTCACCATCACCGGCCCGGGCGTCAGCGCTGCGCGGGAAGCGGTCCCCGCACCCGCCGCTGCCGCAGGCCCCACCGTGATGCTGATCGGCTCCGACCGGATGGGGGACGGCGCGGACGAGTTGGGGCGCCTTCTGATGAAGAACTTCATCATGACCCTGTTGGACCTGAACGAGTTGCCGGACCGGATCTTCTTCATCAATTCCGGGGTACTGCTTGCCGCCGAAGGCTCCGAGGTGGTCGAGACGCTCAACGAACTGGGCAACCGCGGCGTCGAGGTCCTCTCCTGCGGTATCTGTCTCGACTTCTACAAGAAGAAGGAGACGCTCGCGGCGGGCGGGGTGACCAACATGTTCACCATTGCCGAAACGATGCTCGCGGCACGCTCGGTGGTGCGGCTGTAA
- a CDS encoding DUF3343 domain-containing protein has product MIKDGDFVAIFNSIHRVMEAERLLKDKQLKIQLIPAPRALAADCGLAIRYAEDVRGEVEGALAAAGLLPRDLYRKNGDGFVKIGDENEQA; this is encoded by the coding sequence GTGATAAAAGACGGAGATTTCGTGGCCATCTTCAATTCCATCCATCGTGTGATGGAAGCGGAGAGGCTCTTAAAGGATAAGCAGCTCAAAATACAGCTCATTCCGGCACCGCGCGCACTCGCGGCGGATTGCGGCCTCGCCATCAGATACGCGGAGGACGTGAGGGGCGAGGTAGAAGGGGCGCTCGCTGCGGCGGGGCTCTTGCCGCGCGACCTGTACAGAAAAAACGGAGACGGCTTCGTAAAGATAGGAGACGAAAATGAACAAGCTTGA
- a CDS encoding DUF721 domain-containing protein, with protein sequence MTTSSKRPKMKRPAPVTDLLTALLRGTPAEVRLKEGRIWEVWDEAVGTKIATHAQPAAFREGTLTLHVDSAPWLQQLNYLKKELIIKVNEALDEELIKEIQLKGGKVRSTTAKPQQAPKRRKLSEEERVWIKAQAETVTDPELRAVFENLIRKDREHQKKD encoded by the coding sequence TTGACGACGAGCAGTAAGCGTCCCAAGATGAAGCGGCCGGCGCCGGTCACCGACCTCCTCACTGCCCTCCTGCGCGGCACCCCCGCCGAAGTGAGGCTGAAGGAAGGGCGCATCTGGGAAGTCTGGGACGAAGCCGTCGGCACCAAGATCGCGACCCATGCCCAGCCCGCCGCCTTCCGCGAAGGCACCCTCACCCTCCACGTCGACAGCGCCCCCTGGTTGCAGCAGCTCAACTACCTGAAGAAAGAGTTGATCATCAAGGTGAACGAGGCCCTGGACGAGGAACTCATCAAAGAGATCCAGCTCAAGGGGGGTAAGGTCCGGTCAACTACCGCCAAGCCGCAACAGGCGCCCAAGCGGCGCAAGCTGAGTGAGGAGGAACGGGTCTGGATCAAGGCGCAAGCCGAAACCGTCACCGACCCCGAACTCCGCGCCGTCTTCGAAAATCTGATCCGGAAAGACAGAGAACACCAGAAGAAAGACTAA